The genomic region GGTTTCCGCCATCTCACGCTGGGCGATATCCACCGCGTGCTCGGTCCCCATCTTACGCAGGCTCTCCACTGCGATCCGTCGCAGCTCCATGCCGCCCTCTGTCAGCTTGTTCTGAGCGACCACAGCGGCCTCGATGGCGTCCTCCATATTGTCGAACAGACCATCGGCGCCGAGACCGCTCGTATGACCGTCCATCAGACCGGTTTGCTTCAGCTGCGCAACCACCCTCTGCACAATGCTCTCAATTTGCTGATTGTCCAATGTAGTGCCTTTCTTCTATCAATGTATCTTGTAAATAAAAGGAGTGAATCCCCATGGCTTATTTCTTATATCTGTTCTTACCGGACACCTCCACTGCATCCACGATAGCGATGACGCAGGCATCGGTGGGTACGGATTCCATTTTGTCGGCTTGACGCGCGGAACTGCCGCGAACCACCAGGACGACATCTCCTTGGCCCGCGCCGACGGTATCGATGGCCACCA from bacterium harbors:
- a CDS encoding EutN/CcmL family microcompartment protein; translated protein: MELGKVSGTVVATVKEPKLLGAKLLLVELLDLDAQPTANSVVAIDTVGAGQGDVVLVVRGSSARQADKMESVPTDACVIAIVDAVEVSGKNRYKK